From the genome of Candidatus Binataceae bacterium, one region includes:
- a CDS encoding adenine phosphoribosyltransferase — protein MMELNELRALVRDVPDFPKPGILFRDITPLIGNARAFATLVDMMAEPFLGKVDTVLGIESRGFIVGAPVAYRLGVGLTIARKPGKLPFHTIGETYDLEYGSAGLEVHEDSLVRGARVLIVDDLLATGGTAEATVRLAQKLQAAVVTCAFVIELGALGGRQRLAPVPCVSLIRYD, from the coding sequence ATGATGGAATTGAACGAACTGAGAGCACTCGTGCGTGACGTCCCGGACTTTCCCAAGCCGGGAATCCTGTTCCGCGACATCACTCCGCTTATCGGCAACGCGCGCGCCTTCGCCACGCTGGTCGATATGATGGCCGAGCCGTTCCTGGGCAAGGTGGACACGGTGCTGGGAATCGAGTCGCGCGGCTTCATCGTCGGCGCGCCGGTCGCCTATCGGCTCGGCGTCGGACTGACGATCGCGCGCAAGCCGGGCAAGCTGCCCTTTCACACCATAGGCGAAACCTACGACCTCGAGTACGGCAGCGCCGGCCTCGAGGTCCACGAAGACTCCCTGGTGCGCGGCGCGCGTGTCCTCATCGTCGACGATCTGCTGGCGACCGGCGGCACCGCCGAAGCCACGGTGCGTCTGGCGCAGAAACTCCAGGCCGCCGTGGTAACCTGCGCCTTCGTGATCGAACTCGGCGCGCTCGGCGGCCGCCAGCGTCTCGCGCCGGTCCCGTGCGTCTCGCTCATCCGTTATGATTGA
- a CDS encoding cation diffusion facilitator family transporter, with protein sequence MELHEIQHGVAADRNRLLIVLAVTASYCAAEFIGGYFAGSLALISDAVHLLTDIAALCLALLTLWISTRPASGAKTFGYLRAEILGALANGLFLWLLVIFIWFEAAKRLRAPQPVAGLAVIAIATLGLGVNGFSAWMTHAAISEGRRPGIAVRAVFVHVISDLIGTFGVMVAGALVLFFGWRQADALVSLLIGALVLYSSWGLVREGVDILMESVPAHIDLEELRNDMLAVRDTEEVHDLHVWCLASRQFALSAHAVVKREADQDRVLAEMSAMLQRKFNIQHMTVQLERDNRRASEPEHF encoded by the coding sequence GTGGAGCTGCATGAAATCCAGCACGGGGTCGCGGCGGATCGAAACCGTCTGCTGATCGTCCTCGCGGTCACAGCGTCCTATTGCGCCGCCGAATTCATCGGCGGTTACTTCGCGGGCAGCCTCGCGCTGATTTCCGACGCGGTCCATCTGCTGACCGACATCGCGGCGCTCTGCCTCGCGCTGCTGACGCTATGGATCTCGACCCGCCCGGCGAGCGGCGCCAAGACCTTCGGCTACCTGCGCGCGGAAATCCTGGGCGCGCTGGCCAACGGGCTTTTCCTGTGGCTGCTGGTGATTTTCATCTGGTTCGAGGCTGCGAAGCGTCTGCGCGCTCCGCAGCCGGTGGCAGGGCTGGCCGTAATCGCGATCGCGACGCTCGGCCTCGGCGTCAACGGCTTCTCGGCCTGGATGACGCACGCGGCCATATCCGAAGGCAGACGGCCCGGGATAGCCGTGCGGGCAGTGTTCGTCCACGTGATCTCGGACCTGATCGGCACCTTCGGCGTGATGGTTGCGGGCGCGCTGGTCCTCTTCTTCGGATGGCGTCAGGCGGATGCGCTGGTGAGCCTGCTGATCGGCGCGCTGGTGCTCTACAGCTCCTGGGGACTGGTACGCGAAGGCGTGGACATCCTGATGGAATCGGTGCCGGCACATATCGACCTCGAAGAGTTGCGCAACGACATGCTTGCGGTGCGCGACACCGAGGAAGTACACGATCTTCACGTATGGTGCCTGGCGAGCCGCCAGTTCGCGCTTTCGGCGCATGCGGTCGTGAAACGCGAAGCCGACCAGGATCGCGTGCTCGCGGAGATGTCGGCGATGCTGCAGCGTAAGTTCAACATCCAGCACATGACAGTGCAGCTCGAACGCGACAACCGCCGCGCGAGCGAGCCCGAGCATTTCTGA